Proteins encoded together in one Cryptosporangium aurantiacum window:
- a CDS encoding PLP-dependent cysteine synthase family protein, translating into MARYDSLLDALGETPLVGLPRLSPSDDVRLWAKLEDRNPTGSVKDRPAIYMIAEAERDGLLRPGDTILEPTSGNTGISLAMAAKLKGYRLICVMPENTSVERRQLLQMYGAEIIPSPAAGGSNQAVAMAKQLAEEHPDWKMLYQYGNPANARAHYETTGPEILRDCPSITHFVAGLGTTGTLMGTGRYLREKVPDIQIVAAEPRYGELVYGLRNIDEGFVPELYDASVLTTRFSVGPRDALLRTRQLIEVEGIFAGISTGAILHAALATAHRAAKAGQRADIVFIVADGGWKYLSTGAYAGTLAEAEAALEGQLWA; encoded by the coding sequence ATGGCCCGATACGACTCACTGCTCGACGCACTCGGCGAGACGCCGCTCGTCGGGCTGCCGCGACTCTCCCCGAGCGACGACGTCCGGCTCTGGGCGAAGCTCGAGGACCGCAACCCGACCGGGTCGGTGAAGGACCGCCCGGCGATCTACATGATCGCCGAGGCCGAGCGAGACGGCCTGCTCCGTCCCGGCGACACGATCCTGGAACCCACCAGCGGCAACACCGGCATCTCGCTGGCGATGGCGGCGAAGCTCAAGGGCTACCGGCTGATCTGCGTGATGCCGGAGAACACGTCGGTGGAGCGGCGTCAGCTGCTGCAGATGTACGGGGCCGAGATCATCCCGTCGCCCGCCGCCGGTGGCTCGAACCAGGCCGTCGCGATGGCGAAGCAACTGGCCGAGGAGCACCCCGACTGGAAGATGCTCTACCAGTACGGCAACCCGGCGAACGCGCGTGCGCACTACGAGACGACCGGCCCGGAGATCCTGCGGGACTGCCCGTCGATCACGCACTTCGTCGCGGGCCTGGGCACGACCGGCACGCTGATGGGTACCGGTCGGTACCTGCGCGAGAAGGTGCCGGACATCCAGATCGTCGCCGCCGAGCCCCGGTACGGCGAGCTGGTGTACGGCCTGCGCAACATCGACGAGGGGTTCGTCCCTGAGCTGTACGACGCCAGCGTGCTCACCACCCGGTTCTCGGTCGGCCCGCGGGACGCGCTGCTGCGCACCCGGCAGCTGATCGAGGTCGAGGGCATCTTCGCCGGCATCTCGACCGGTGCGATCCTGCACGCGGCGCTCGCGACCGCACACCGCGCGGCGAAGGCGGGGCAGCGCGCCGACATCGTGTTCATCGTCGCCGACGGTGGCTGGAAGTACCTCTCCACCGGCGCCTACGCCGGAACCCTCGCCGAAGCCGAAGCCGCTTTGGAAGGCCAGCTCTGGGCCTAG
- a CDS encoding MoaD family protein: protein MAIEVRIPTILRTYTGGEKTVQGDGETLEALIADLDGKYPGLRGRLVTDTGTLHRFVNVYVNDEDVRFTGALDTGLKDGDSVTVLPAVAGGC from the coding sequence ATGGCGATCGAAGTCCGCATTCCGACGATCCTGCGCACCTACACCGGCGGCGAGAAGACCGTGCAGGGCGACGGTGAGACGCTCGAGGCGCTCATCGCCGACCTCGACGGCAAGTACCCCGGCCTGCGTGGCCGGCTGGTCACCGACACCGGCACGCTCCACCGCTTCGTGAACGTGTACGTCAACGACGAGGACGTCCGGTTCACCGGTGCCCTCGACACCGGCCTGAAGGACGGCGACTCGGTGACCGTGCTGCCCGCGGTGGCCGGCGGCTGCTGA
- a CDS encoding Mov34/MPN/PAD-1 family protein, which yields MLTLDRAIYDAIVAHARRDHPDEACGVVAGPAGSDRPDRFIPMLNAARSPTFYEFDSMDLLKLYRELDDRDEEPVVIYHSHTATEAYPSRTDISYAQEPGAHYVLVSTRDADTVEFRSFRIVDGVVTEEPVEIMESAS from the coding sequence GTGTTGACTCTCGACCGGGCTATCTATGACGCCATCGTGGCGCACGCCCGCCGCGATCACCCCGATGAGGCGTGTGGCGTGGTGGCGGGTCCGGCCGGTAGCGACCGGCCTGACCGGTTCATCCCGATGTTGAACGCCGCCCGGTCGCCCACGTTCTACGAGTTCGACTCGATGGACCTGCTCAAGCTCTACCGGGAGCTCGACGACCGGGACGAAGAGCCCGTCGTCATCTACCACTCGCACACCGCGACCGAGGCGTACCCCTCGCGCACCGACATCTCCTACGCGCAGGAGCCGGGTGCGCACTACGTCCTGGTCTCGACCCGGGACGCGGACACCGTCGAGTTCCGCTCGTTCCGCATCGTCGACGGTGTGGTGACCGAAGAGCCGGTGGAGATCATGGAGTCCGCGTCGTGA
- a CDS encoding DUF2017 family protein: MTYGFTRSNNAYTLRLSAEEAQAVGLVVAQVAGLIQAGDRRGVMSLDLGPSSLGRVSAADPDPFGPGPFGASPRPGDVFDDFDKIEPDPEDLEVELVDDGVDAVGVAGPSADPVLARLFPDGYRDDPEAAAELRSLTESSLREQKIGNAGVILDDLPFEGGEIRLDDDRAEAWLLALNDARLMLGTALEIEADTDPLAELEAAAGVDPTGARVLGLSLYQFLTGLQASLVDAIDPE; this comes from the coding sequence ATGACATACGGCTTCACACGGTCGAACAACGCCTACACGCTGCGGCTGAGCGCTGAGGAAGCGCAAGCGGTCGGGCTGGTGGTCGCGCAGGTCGCCGGGCTGATCCAGGCCGGCGACCGACGCGGCGTCATGAGCCTCGACCTCGGCCCGTCCTCGCTGGGGCGGGTCTCGGCTGCCGACCCGGACCCGTTCGGGCCCGGGCCGTTCGGGGCTTCACCCCGGCCGGGCGACGTCTTCGACGATTTCGACAAGATCGAACCCGACCCGGAGGACCTCGAGGTCGAGCTGGTGGACGACGGGGTCGACGCGGTCGGGGTCGCCGGTCCGAGCGCCGACCCGGTCCTGGCTCGCCTCTTCCCGGACGGCTACCGGGACGACCCGGAGGCGGCGGCCGAGCTGCGCAGCCTCACCGAGTCGTCGCTGCGTGAGCAGAAGATCGGCAACGCGGGCGTGATCCTCGACGACCTCCCGTTCGAGGGTGGCGAGATCCGGCTGGACGACGATCGGGCCGAGGCCTGGCTGCTCGCGCTCAACGACGCCCGGTTGATGCTCGGCACCGCGCTGGAGATCGAGGCCGACACCGACCCGCTCGCCGAGCTCGAGGCGGCTGCGGGCGTCGACCCGACCGGTGCCCGCGTGCTCGGGCTCTCGCTGTACCAGTTCCTGACCGGCCTGCAGGCCAGCCTCGTCGATGCGATAGACCCGGAGTGA
- the clpS gene encoding ATP-dependent Clp protease adapter ClpS: MTAPLVAPAETPSTVERPAQQRPWVTVVWDDPVNLMSYVTYVFQKLFGYDKSKATQLMLDVHHKGRAVVSSGSRERMEHDVARLHSHGLWATLQQD, encoded by the coding sequence ATGACCGCTCCCCTGGTCGCTCCGGCGGAGACACCGAGCACCGTAGAAAGGCCCGCGCAGCAACGACCGTGGGTCACGGTTGTCTGGGACGATCCGGTCAACCTGATGTCGTACGTGACCTACGTGTTCCAGAAGCTGTTCGGATATGACAAATCCAAGGCGACCCAGCTGATGCTCGACGTGCATCACAAGGGCCGAGCCGTGGTGTCGAGCGGCAGCCGGGAACGCATGGAGCACGACGTCGCCAGGCTGCACTCGCACGGGCTCTGGGCCACCCTGCAGCAGGACTGA
- a CDS encoding nicotinate phosphoribosyltransferase, protein MGTALLTDHYELTMLASALRDGSAQRECVFEVFARRLPKERRFGVVAGTGRLLDALADFRFDADELDFLRSAGAVDADTAAWLKDYRFSGDIDGYPEGELYFPGSPILTVRGTFGEAVLLETLALSILNHDSAIATAAARMVIAASDRPLIEMGSRRTHEEAAVASARAAYLAGFTATSNLEAGRRYGIPTTGTSAHAFTLLHDTEKAAFAGQLAALGVGTTMLVDTYDITAGIRTAIEVAGPSLGAVRIDSGDLGVLAVQARHQLDALGATATRIVVSGDLDEYAIAALAVAPVDAYGAGTAVVTGSGAPTAGMVYKLVEVEGRPVAKRSENKASRGGRKTAVRRYKPTGTAVDEVITAGAATPELGDHDRLLQIPLVRNGIRVPEAPTLLQSRDHLEKALVTIPWEGLSLSAGEPAISVAFAS, encoded by the coding sequence ATGGGGACAGCACTGCTGACCGACCACTACGAGCTCACGATGCTGGCCTCCGCGTTGCGCGACGGCTCGGCCCAACGCGAGTGCGTGTTCGAGGTGTTCGCCCGCCGCCTGCCGAAGGAGCGACGCTTCGGCGTCGTCGCGGGCACCGGCCGCCTGCTGGACGCGCTGGCCGACTTCCGGTTCGACGCCGACGAGCTCGACTTCCTGCGCAGCGCCGGAGCGGTCGACGCCGACACCGCCGCCTGGCTGAAGGACTACCGGTTCAGCGGTGACATCGACGGTTATCCGGAGGGTGAGCTGTACTTTCCCGGATCGCCGATCCTCACGGTGCGGGGAACGTTCGGCGAGGCCGTGCTGCTGGAGACGCTCGCGCTCTCGATCCTCAACCACGACTCGGCGATCGCCACCGCGGCCGCCCGGATGGTCATCGCCGCGAGCGACCGGCCGCTGATCGAGATGGGCTCCCGGCGCACCCACGAGGAAGCCGCGGTGGCTTCCGCGCGGGCCGCCTACCTGGCCGGTTTCACCGCGACGTCCAACCTCGAGGCGGGTCGGCGCTACGGCATCCCGACGACCGGCACCAGCGCACACGCGTTCACGCTGCTGCACGACACCGAGAAGGCCGCGTTCGCCGGCCAGCTCGCGGCGCTGGGCGTCGGCACCACGATGCTCGTCGACACGTACGACATCACGGCGGGGATCCGCACCGCGATCGAGGTGGCCGGGCCGTCGCTCGGTGCCGTCCGGATCGACTCCGGCGACCTCGGTGTGCTCGCCGTCCAGGCCCGCCACCAGCTGGACGCGCTCGGCGCGACCGCCACCCGGATCGTCGTCTCCGGCGACCTGGACGAGTACGCGATCGCCGCGCTGGCCGTCGCCCCGGTCGACGCCTACGGCGCCGGAACCGCGGTGGTCACCGGCTCCGGCGCACCCACCGCGGGCATGGTCTACAAGCTGGTCGAGGTCGAAGGCCGGCCGGTGGCCAAGCGCAGCGAGAACAAGGCGTCCCGGGGCGGGCGGAAGACCGCGGTCCGGCGCTACAAGCCCACCGGCACCGCCGTCGACGAAGTGATCACCGCAGGGGCGGCCACCCCGGAACTCGGCGACCACGACCGGCTGCTGCAGATCCCGCTGGTCCGCAACGGGATCCGGGTACCCGAGGCCCCGACGCTGCTGCAGTCGCGGGACCACCTGGAAAAGGCCCTCGTGACGATCCCCTGGGAGGGTCTGAGCCTGTCGGCCGGAGAGCCGGCCATTTCTGTCGCTTTTGCTAGCTGA
- a CDS encoding isochorismatase family protein has translation MARALIVVDVQNDFCEGGSLAVAGGAGVAGGISAALAADARKWDHVVATRDHHIDPGHHFSDQPDFVDTWPAHTVVGTAGVELHPNLETGRIATIFDKGEYAAAYSGFEGRDSDGADLTTWLRAHDVTEVDVVGIATDHCVRATALDAARNGFATTVLLDLTAGVAAPTTQRALLELEQAGVALVGEPVVAG, from the coding sequence ATGGCTCGCGCGTTGATCGTCGTCGACGTCCAGAACGACTTCTGTGAGGGCGGCTCGCTGGCCGTGGCCGGTGGCGCCGGGGTAGCCGGCGGCATCTCCGCCGCGCTGGCCGCCGACGCCCGGAAGTGGGACCACGTGGTCGCCACCCGCGACCACCACATCGACCCCGGCCACCACTTCTCCGACCAGCCGGACTTCGTCGACACCTGGCCGGCGCACACGGTCGTCGGCACGGCGGGCGTCGAGCTGCACCCGAACCTGGAGACCGGGCGGATCGCGACGATCTTCGACAAGGGCGAGTACGCCGCGGCGTACTCCGGGTTCGAGGGCCGCGACTCCGACGGCGCGGACCTGACGACCTGGCTGCGGGCGCACGACGTGACCGAAGTGGACGTCGTCGGCATCGCCACCGACCACTGCGTGCGGGCGACCGCGCTGGACGCCGCCCGCAACGGCTTCGCCACGACCGTGCTGCTCGACCTCACCGCTGGTGTCGCGGCCCCCACCACTCAGCGCGCGCTCCTCGAGCTCGAGCAGGCGGGCGTCGCGCTGGTGGGCGAGCCGGTCGTCGCCGGTTAG